The region ATTAATTCAAAATAGTATAGAATGAACTGTAGATTGGGTAAATGCGCATATTTGCATTTTTATAAATGTAGGAGACTTACGATGTTAGAAAAGTTAAAGGAAAAATGGGATGAAATCTTATTGAATTTAAAAGAAGAACACGAAATTACAGACGTGTCTTTTAAAACATGGCTTCTTCCGCTGAAAGTTCATTCCGTTAACGGTGAAAAGGTCATCGTTACGGTACCGGATGTGGAATTCTTAGGATACATCCGCAAAAAATACGGATTTCTTCTGAAAATTACCATAGAAGAAGTGACTGGTTTTGAGTGCACCGTGGATTTCGTTGTTGAAAACCAAATTCAAAAAGAAGCTGCAACCGCACCTGCAGGCAACACTCTCATTACCAATACCATGAACCAGGTCAGCCAGTCGGCCATCATAACCGCAAACTTAAATCCAAAATATACGTTTGATACTTTTGTGGTTGGTGCCAATAACAATCTGGCCCATGCCGCATCCCTGGCTGTTGCGGAATCTCCCGGTGAAATTTATAACCCTCTGTTTATCTACGGAGGCGTGGGTCTTGGAAAGACCCACTTGATGCATTCCATCGGCCATTTCATATTAAAAAATAATCCGGCTGCAAAGGTCTTATATGTGACCAGTGAAAAGTTCACCAATGAACTGATTGACGCTATCCGTAATAAAAACAACTTCTCTCCTACGGAATTTCGTGAGAAGTACCGCAACAATGACGTTCTTCTGATTGACGATATCCAGTTCATCATCGGTAAGGAAAGTACCCAGGAAGAATTCTTCCACACCTTCAACGCCTTATACGAAGCGAAAAAACAAATCATTATTTCCTCAGATAAACCGCCTAAAGAAATCGAAACACTGGAAGAACGTCTCCGGTCCCGGTTTGAATGGGGCTTAACCGTGGACATCCAGTCCCCTGATTATGAGACAAGGATGGCCATCCTCAGGAAAAAGGAGGAAATGGAAGGCTATAACATTGACAATGAGGTCATCAAATACATAGCAACCAACATCAAATCCAACATCCGGGAACTGGAAGGAGCCCTGACAAAGATCGTGGCCCTGTCCCGCCTTGACAATAAGGAGATTACCGTAGAACTGGCGGAAGAAGCCTTAAAGGACATCATTTCTCCCAATGACAAGCGGGAAGTCACGCCGGAACTTGTCATACAGGTGGTTGCAGATCACTACGGCCTTACTCCTCTTGATATCTGTTCCCAAAAGAGGAACAAGGAAATCGTTTATCCACGTCAGATAGTCATGTATCTCTGCCGCGAAATGGTCGGTACCCCCTTACAGATGATAGGAAAATTCCTAGGAGGAAGGGACCATACCACCATCATCCATGGAATAGAAAAAATAACTGCCAACGCAGATAAAAACGAATCTTTAAATAATACCATTGAAATTCTGAAAAAGAAGATTAATCCACAATAAGGTGTGTATTAGCTGTTCATATTCTGTGGATAATGAAACCCCTTAAATCGTTTCTTAAGTTTCTGTGGATAACCGAAAGGTTTTCCTTTGTTTTTGTGGACGTTATTCACAACCTTATGAACATAGAAACATCAGCCTTTATAAAGGTTATCAGGGCTTTTACACAAACCCACAGCCCCTACTACTAATACGACGGAATTTAACTATATTATCCATCTATTAATTGCAATTTCTAGAGCAAAGGAGTTATCAACAATTATGAAGCTGACATTTAAACAGGATGAGATCCTAAACGGCATTAATATTGTACTGAAAGCAGTTCCCAGTAAAACCACCATGTCCATCCTGGAGTGCATCTTTATTGATGCCAGCGGATCAGAGATTAAACTGACCGCCAATGACATGGAACTTGGAATTGAGACCAAGGTAGAAGGAACCATTCTGGAAAGGGGAAAGATCGCCCTGGAAGCAAAGCTGCTTTCTGAGATCGTAAGAAAGCTCTCTTCAGCAGGAGATTCCCTGGTTACCATAGAAAGTGATGAAAAGTTTACCACTACAATTTCCTGTGAAAACTCTGTATTCCATATTCAGGGAAGGGATGGAGAGGAATTTGCCTATCTTCCGTATATTGAACGGGACCATTATATTTGCTTATCCCAGTTCTCGTTAAAAGAAGTGATCCGGCAGACCATCTTTTCCATTGCTCCAAATGACAGCAATAAAATGATGACCGGAGAGCTTTTCCAGGTGACAGGCAACCAGTTAAAGGTGGTTTCTCTGGATGGTCACAGGATTTCCATCCGGAATATTGAATTAAAAGATACGTATCATGATATAAAAGTCATTGTTCCTGGCAAGACTTTAAATGAAGTCAGCAAGATCCTGGGTGGGGACAGTGAAAAGGAAGTGCTTATTTTCTTCAGTACCAACCACATTTTGTTCGAATTTGACGATACTATTGTTGTTTCCCGTTTGATCGAAGGAGAATATTTCCGTATTGACCAGATGCTGTCCAGCGATTACGAGACAAAAACATCAGTTAACAAAAGGCAGCTATTAGACTGTCTTGACCGGGCAACCATCCTGGTAAGGGAAAATGATAAGAAGCCGCTGATCATGAATATTGAAGATCAGGAGATGGAGCTGAAGATGAATTCCAGCTTTGGTTCCATGAATGCTCAGGTTCCCATTCATAAAACAGGAAGCGACATCATGATCGGCTTTAATCCAAAGTTTTTAATTGATGCCTTAAGGATTATTGATGATGAAGAAGTGACTCTTTACATGCTGAACCCTAAATCTCCCTGCTTTATCCGGGACGAAGAAGGAAAATATATTTATTTGATTCTTCCTGTAAACTTTAATGCGGCAGCAGTTTAAACTGCCTCTTCCATAGGGAGAGACAGGGGGAGAGAGGATTGCCCTTGGGGCATACCGGTATGCCCAAAAATCATGGGCAATAGAGAGGGAATTATGGAAACGATCAAGTTAAGGGATGAATATATCAAACTGGGACAGGCCTTAAAAGCAGCCGGTTTGGTGGGCTCTGGAGTTGACGCCAAATTTGTCATAGAGGATGGCCTTGTACAGGTCAATGGCCAGGTGGAATACCAGAGAGGAAAGAAATTAAGAGCCGGAGACGTAGTAACATTTGAAGGAAATGCCATTAAAATCGAGGAACGCCCTGACGGACAAACCTTGACACCCGATAAAGCGGGGCGCGCTGTGCCCAAAAAACATGGGCAGGAAAGAGGAAATAACACCATCCATGATAATTGAGTCGATAGAGCTTAAGAATTACCGCAACTATGATGAATTACATATGGATTTCAGTCAGGGAACCAATATACTCTATGGGGACAATGCCCAGGGAAAAACAAATGTCTTAGAAGCAATCTATGTCTGTGCTACGACAAAATCCCACAGAGGGAGCAAGGATAAGGAAATTATACAGTTTGACAGGGATGAGTCGCATATCAAGCTAAACATCAGAAAAAACAATATTCCATACAGGATCGACATGCATTTGAAGAAGAATAAAGCCAAAGGCGTGGCAGTAAACGGTGTTCCCATAAAGAAGGCCAGTGAATTGTTTGGAATTGTCAACGTTGTATTTTTTTCTCCGGAAGACTTAAATCTCATAAAAAACGGACCGGCCGAAAGGCGCCGGTTCGTTGATTTGGAATTATGTCAACTAAATAGATATTATGTCCACTCCCTTGTGCAGTATAACCGGATCGTGACGCAGCGCAACAAACTGTTGAAAGATATGGCTTTCCGGCCGGATTATGAGGAAACACTGGATGTGTGGGATATGCAGCTGGTCCAATACGGAAAGGAAATGATCGGTTACCGGAAAGAATTTATAGAGCAACTGGATGGAATCATTGGATCCATCCATGGTCAGCTTTCCGGGGAAAAGGAACACCTACGAATCCTTTATGAGCCTAATGTGGGGGCCGAAGAGTTTGAGGAGGCCATAAGGCGAAGCAGGCAGCAGGATATGAAGCAGAAAACAACCCTCACCGGTCCACACCGGGATGATTTAAGCTTTGTCATCAACGGAATCGACATTCGCCGGTACGGTTCCCAGGGGCAGCAGAGGACAGCAGCTTTGTCCTTAAAGCTTGCAGAAATAGAGCTGGTAGAAAAAACAGTATTTGATTATCCCATCCTTTTACTTGATGATGTATTATCAGAACTGGATAACAGCAGGCAGAATCAATTGCTTGCAGGAATCAATCATATACAGACCGTGATCACCTGTACGGGGCTGGAAGAGTTCGTAAGAAACCGGTTTCCTGTAGATAAGATATTCCGGGTGGTAAGCGGTACCGTAGGCAGTGAAAATTAGTTACAGTTTGGCAAAACTATAACGCAAATAACGATGCAGGAGGAAGCGTGCAAATATGAGTCAAGAATATGGTGCAGATCAAATCCAGATATTAGAGGGTCTTGAAGCAGTAAGAAAAAGACCTGGTATGTATATCGGCAGTACTTCCACAAGAGGACTTCATCATCTGGTTTACGAGATCGTGGACAATGCGGTGGATGAGGCTCTTGCAGGATATTGCGACAGCATAGAGGTGATTATCCATCCTGACAATTCCGTGACAGTCGTGGATGACGGGCGGGGGATCCCTGTGGGAATCCAGAAGAAAGCCGGGATTCCGGCGGTTGAGGTGGCTTTTACCATCCTCCATGCGGGCGGCAAATTCGGCGGCGGGGGATATAAGGTCTCCGGCGGACTACACGGGGTGGGTGCTTCTGTAGTCAATGCCCTTTCCCAGTGGCTTGAGGTAGAAATCCGCCAGGACGGAAAGATCTATAAACAGCGTTATGAAAAGGGAAAGACCATGTATCCCTTAAAGGTTATAGGAGAATGCGGCCCGGATGAGCATGGAACAAAGGTAACCTTTCTTCCTGACGGGGAAATTTTTGAAGAAACGGTCTATGATTACGATACCTTAAAGATCCGTCTTCGTGAAACTGCATTTTTAACGAAAAACTTAAAGATTATCCTTCGGGATGAGAGAGAAGATAAGCATGAGCACGTATTCCATTATGAAGGCGGCATCAAAGAGTTTATCACCTATTTAAACAAAGGGAAAACCCCTCTTTATGATCAGGTGTTTTACTGCGAAGGAACAAAGGATGGCGTTTATGTTGAGGTTGCCATGCAGCATAATGATTCCTATACGGAAAATATATACAGCTTTGTCAATAATATTAACACTCCGGAAGGAGGAACCCATCTGGCAGGTTTTAAGAATGCTCTGACAACCACTTTAAATGATTATGCCAGAAAGAACAGGCTGTTAAAGGAAAACGAAACCAACTTATCCGGTGAAGACATCAGGGAAGGTCTGACGGCCATCATCAGTGTCAAGATCGAGGAGCCTCAGTTTGAAGGCCAGACCAAGCAGAAATTAGGAAACAGCGAAGCAAGAGGAGCGGTGGACAACCTGTTAAGGGAACAGTTCACCTATTATTTGGAGCAGAATCCAAGCCTTTCAAAAACGATATGTGACAAATCCATTCTTGCTCAGCGGGCAAGAGCTGCAGCCAGAAAGGCCAGGGATTTAACCAGGAGAAAGACTGCTCTTGAAGGGATGGCCCTTCCTGGAAAGCTTGCGGACTGCTCCGACAAAAACCCGGAAAACTGTGAGATCTACATCGTAGAGGGGGACAGTGCCGGCGGCTCTGCAAAGACCGCCCGTTCCAGGAATACCCAGGCCATCCTTCCTTTAAGAGGAAAGATCCTGAACGTGGAAAAGGCTAGGCTAGACAAGATCTATGCCAATGCGGAGATCAAGGCCATGATCACTGCATTTGGTACAGGGATCCATGAAGACTTTGACTTAAGCAAATTAAGATATCATAAAATCATCATTATGACTGATGCCGACGTGGACGGCGCCCATATCAGCACGTTGCTTCTCACCTTTTTATACCGCTTCATGCCGGATCTGATCAAGGAGGGCTATGTATACCTGGCACAGCCTCCCTTATACAAGGTGGAGAAAAATAAAAAGGTATGGTATGCCTACAGCGATGAGGAACTAAATGCCATCCTGAAGGAAATCGGACGTGACAATAACAATAAGATCCAGCGATATAAAGGTCTGGGAGAGATGGACGCAGAACAGCTTTGGGAAACCACCATGGATCCGGAAAGAAGAGTCCTTCTAAGGGTCATCATGAATGAAGATACCACTTCTGAGATGGATTTAACTTTTACCACCTTAATGGGTGACCAGGTAGAGCCAAGACGTGAATTTATCGAAGCCAACGCGAAATACGTACAGAATCTTGATATTTAATTGGAGGAAATAAAATGGAACCAAATATCTTTGATAAAGTTCATGATGTGGACCTAAAAAAGACCATGGAAAAATCGTATATCGATTATGCCATGAGCGTCATTGTTTCCAGAGCCCTGCCTGATGTAAGAGACGGTTTGAAGCCCGTTCAGCGTAGAGTCCTGTATTCCATGATAGAGCTCAACAACGGTCCGGATAAGCC is a window of [Clostridium] saccharolyticum WM1 DNA encoding:
- the dnaN gene encoding DNA polymerase III subunit beta translates to MKLTFKQDEILNGINIVLKAVPSKTTMSILECIFIDASGSEIKLTANDMELGIETKVEGTILERGKIALEAKLLSEIVRKLSSAGDSLVTIESDEKFTTTISCENSVFHIQGRDGEEFAYLPYIERDHYICLSQFSLKEVIRQTIFSIAPNDSNKMMTGELFQVTGNQLKVVSLDGHRISIRNIELKDTYHDIKVIVPGKTLNEVSKILGGDSEKEVLIFFSTNHILFEFDDTIVVSRLIEGEYFRIDQMLSSDYETKTSVNKRQLLDCLDRATILVRENDKKPLIMNIEDQEMELKMNSSFGSMNAQVPIHKTGSDIMIGFNPKFLIDALRIIDDEEVTLYMLNPKSPCFIRDEEGKYIYLILPVNFNAAAV
- the gyrB gene encoding DNA topoisomerase (ATP-hydrolyzing) subunit B, which gives rise to MSQEYGADQIQILEGLEAVRKRPGMYIGSTSTRGLHHLVYEIVDNAVDEALAGYCDSIEVIIHPDNSVTVVDDGRGIPVGIQKKAGIPAVEVAFTILHAGGKFGGGGYKVSGGLHGVGASVVNALSQWLEVEIRQDGKIYKQRYEKGKTMYPLKVIGECGPDEHGTKVTFLPDGEIFEETVYDYDTLKIRLRETAFLTKNLKIILRDEREDKHEHVFHYEGGIKEFITYLNKGKTPLYDQVFYCEGTKDGVYVEVAMQHNDSYTENIYSFVNNINTPEGGTHLAGFKNALTTTLNDYARKNRLLKENETNLSGEDIREGLTAIISVKIEEPQFEGQTKQKLGNSEARGAVDNLLREQFTYYLEQNPSLSKTICDKSILAQRARAAARKARDLTRRKTALEGMALPGKLADCSDKNPENCEIYIVEGDSAGGSAKTARSRNTQAILPLRGKILNVEKARLDKIYANAEIKAMITAFGTGIHEDFDLSKLRYHKIIIMTDADVDGAHISTLLLTFLYRFMPDLIKEGYVYLAQPPLYKVEKNKKVWYAYSDEELNAILKEIGRDNNNKIQRYKGLGEMDAEQLWETTMDPERRVLLRVIMNEDTTSEMDLTFTTLMGDQVEPRREFIEANAKYVQNLDI
- the dnaA gene encoding chromosomal replication initiator protein DnaA, encoding MLEKLKEKWDEILLNLKEEHEITDVSFKTWLLPLKVHSVNGEKVIVTVPDVEFLGYIRKKYGFLLKITIEEVTGFECTVDFVVENQIQKEAATAPAGNTLITNTMNQVSQSAIITANLNPKYTFDTFVVGANNNLAHAASLAVAESPGEIYNPLFIYGGVGLGKTHLMHSIGHFILKNNPAAKVLYVTSEKFTNELIDAIRNKNNFSPTEFREKYRNNDVLLIDDIQFIIGKESTQEEFFHTFNALYEAKKQIIISSDKPPKEIETLEERLRSRFEWGLTVDIQSPDYETRMAILRKKEEMEGYNIDNEVIKYIATNIKSNIRELEGALTKIVALSRLDNKEITVELAEEALKDIISPNDKREVTPELVIQVVADHYGLTPLDICSQKRNKEIVYPRQIVMYLCREMVGTPLQMIGKFLGGRDHTTIIHGIEKITANADKNESLNNTIEILKKKINPQ
- the recF gene encoding DNA replication/repair protein RecF (All proteins in this family for which functions are known are DNA-binding proteins that assist the filamentation of RecA onto DNA for the initiation of recombination or recombinational repair.), yielding MIIESIELKNYRNYDELHMDFSQGTNILYGDNAQGKTNVLEAIYVCATTKSHRGSKDKEIIQFDRDESHIKLNIRKNNIPYRIDMHLKKNKAKGVAVNGVPIKKASELFGIVNVVFFSPEDLNLIKNGPAERRRFVDLELCQLNRYYVHSLVQYNRIVTQRNKLLKDMAFRPDYEETLDVWDMQLVQYGKEMIGYRKEFIEQLDGIIGSIHGQLSGEKEHLRILYEPNVGAEEFEEAIRRSRQQDMKQKTTLTGPHRDDLSFVINGIDIRRYGSQGQQRTAALSLKLAEIELVEKTVFDYPILLLDDVLSELDNSRQNQLLAGINHIQTVITCTGLEEFVRNRFPVDKIFRVVSGTVGSEN